One part of the Ochrobactrum quorumnocens genome encodes these proteins:
- a CDS encoding flagellar hook-length control protein FliK, protein MSVDVLLNTAGRLGSLAKGTGAQQGAVAKLNGENQEQSETAKLFGALLEKPQSKLLPDDEQQEDDTQSDDSDKTDRETSAQSPAQSSVYGASQTLLALAAGLTTTTGDKQAAAGNDPARLDANMSALADVAEADPATAVANVGDVQMPEMEPKKDQPKRDQKDSIQASKNNPASVDPKNAAKAENVVSHNPATATTGKQAESGAEGSSALPKPDLSAQSNQAAEPDRPNVQPQQHAGRSSSAVDVKSPMPTASTAAARIADIQIVSERSFGAVKTLQIRLDPVELGAVTARIRLVADNSVEVHLVADKAHGAEALAADRSMIEKALKAAGIADDAKIAVTVTERGAVSADQHSAASQSAGHQQAGTQQQGTQQQGQQSPDMQNGSDGRGNAQGQSQAQFMGGEGRQNGESGQAERSQMGTGVSGEASEREVSGSPGGRNRGLVV, encoded by the coding sequence ATGAGCGTAGATGTTTTGCTCAATACGGCTGGAAGATTAGGGTCGCTCGCCAAGGGAACCGGTGCGCAACAGGGCGCTGTGGCGAAACTGAATGGCGAAAATCAGGAACAATCCGAGACCGCAAAATTGTTCGGCGCGCTTCTCGAAAAGCCTCAGAGCAAGCTGTTGCCAGACGATGAACAGCAGGAAGACGATACGCAGTCTGATGATAGCGATAAGACGGACCGTGAAACTTCGGCTCAATCCCCGGCCCAGTCTTCAGTCTATGGCGCATCGCAGACCTTGCTTGCTCTGGCGGCAGGGTTGACTACCACGACAGGAGACAAACAAGCTGCGGCAGGCAACGATCCTGCCAGGCTTGATGCAAATATGTCGGCACTGGCAGATGTGGCGGAGGCTGACCCGGCAACGGCTGTCGCTAACGTCGGCGATGTGCAAATGCCTGAAATGGAGCCAAAGAAGGATCAGCCAAAGAGGGATCAGAAGGACAGCATTCAGGCAAGCAAGAACAACCCGGCTTCTGTTGATCCCAAGAACGCTGCAAAAGCTGAAAATGTTGTCAGTCACAATCCGGCTACTGCAACAACAGGGAAGCAGGCTGAGAGTGGAGCGGAAGGTTCTTCTGCATTGCCTAAGCCCGATCTATCAGCACAGTCGAACCAAGCTGCAGAACCAGACCGTCCCAATGTGCAGCCGCAGCAACACGCTGGGAGGTCGTCTTCCGCTGTTGACGTTAAGTCTCCTATGCCGACTGCTTCAACGGCAGCCGCACGCATTGCGGATATTCAGATTGTGTCCGAGCGCAGCTTCGGTGCGGTTAAGACTTTGCAGATCAGGCTTGATCCCGTGGAGCTTGGTGCTGTGACTGCGCGAATTCGTCTGGTCGCCGATAATAGTGTCGAAGTGCATCTCGTCGCTGACAAAGCCCATGGGGCGGAAGCACTGGCAGCGGATCGTTCGATGATTGAAAAAGCGCTGAAAGCTGCAGGGATTGCAGACGATGCGAAAATCGCGGTGACGGTTACAGAACGCGGAGCAGTCAGTGCAGATCAGCATAGTGCTGCAAGCCAGAGCGCGGGGCATCAGCAGGCAGGCACTCAGCAGCAAGGCACTCAGCAGCAAGGGCAGCAATCTCCCGACATGCAGAACGGCTCGGATGGCCGAGGCAATGCGCAGGGACAGTCGCAGGCGCAGTTCATGGGCGGAGAGGGCAGACAGAATGGCGAATCCGGTCAGGCAGAGCGCAGCCAAATGGGCACTGGTGTTTCTGGTGAAGCCAGTGAGCGTGAAGTTTCTGGCAGTCCTGGCGGCCGTAATCGGGGCCTGGTCGTTTAG
- a CDS encoding MotE family protein, producing the protein MTMARNIIRYGSAVAMLVGASLSAFAQQPLPPVPTSAQAAAPATAAQQLAASAPIGNLDEIRKFCGNIDDQAADARFALQTKQLNDLKADVEARMRALEDKRKEYEMWLKRRDEFVSKAQDSLVDIISKMKPDAAAAQMSLIGDEAAAALILKLNPRVSSIILNEMPPEKAAKLARVIVGSQRTAATPQSNRAQSAQAETGNTVQ; encoded by the coding sequence ATGACCATGGCTAGAAACATCATCCGTTATGGTTCAGCTGTTGCGATGCTCGTTGGTGCAAGCCTCTCGGCTTTCGCACAGCAGCCACTTCCGCCTGTCCCGACGTCTGCACAGGCAGCAGCGCCTGCAACCGCCGCGCAGCAGCTTGCGGCTTCTGCGCCGATTGGAAATCTCGACGAGATCCGCAAGTTTTGCGGGAATATCGACGATCAGGCGGCAGATGCGCGGTTTGCACTTCAGACCAAGCAGCTCAACGACCTCAAGGCCGATGTTGAAGCTCGTATGCGTGCGCTGGAGGACAAGCGCAAGGAATATGAGATGTGGTTGAAGCGTCGCGACGAGTTTGTCAGCAAGGCGCAGGATTCACTTGTTGATATCATCTCCAAGATGAAACCAGATGCTGCGGCAGCTCAGATGTCGCTTATCGGTGACGAGGCCGCCGCCGCCTTGATCCTCAAACTCAACCCACGGGTCTCGAGTATCATTCTCAATGAAATGCCGCCTGAAAAGGCGGCCAAGCTTGCACGGGTCATTGTTGGTTCGCAGCGCACAGCTGCAACACCCCAATCCAACAGGGCTCAGAGCGCTCAGGCTGAAACCGGGAATACGGTGCAATGA
- the ftcR gene encoding flagellar transcriptional regulator FtcR — translation MIVVIDERNIVTEGYSSWFSREGITTTGFTPDDFNEWVESVPRQDIMAVEAFLIGECEAQNGLPARIRERCKAPVIAVNDRPSLEHTLELFQSGVDDVVRKPVHVREILARINAIRRRTGAAGLSGDDGTALGPIRVFSDGRDPQINGVDFPLPRRERRILEYLIANRGRRLNKAQIFSAIYGIFDSEVEENVVESHISKLRKKLREKLGFDPVDSKRFLGYSINID, via the coding sequence ATGATCGTAGTCATAGATGAGCGGAATATTGTGACTGAGGGGTACTCCTCTTGGTTCAGCCGGGAAGGCATCACGACAACCGGCTTCACACCAGATGATTTCAATGAGTGGGTCGAGAGCGTACCCCGTCAGGATATTATGGCGGTCGAAGCTTTCCTGATCGGCGAATGTGAAGCTCAAAACGGTCTTCCAGCCCGAATTCGTGAACGCTGCAAGGCACCGGTTATTGCTGTGAATGACCGCCCCTCACTTGAACACACTCTGGAGCTTTTTCAATCCGGGGTTGATGACGTGGTCCGCAAACCGGTCCATGTCCGCGAGATACTTGCCCGAATTAATGCTATTCGTCGCCGTACCGGCGCAGCTGGTTTGTCCGGCGATGATGGAACAGCGCTCGGTCCGATCCGCGTTTTCTCCGATGGTCGTGATCCACAGATAAATGGTGTGGATTTCCCACTGCCTCGTCGTGAGCGCCGTATTCTTGAATATCTAATTGCAAACCGTGGTCGTCGCCTTAACAAGGCGCAGATTTTCAGCGCGATTTACGGCATTTTCGACAGCGAAGTCGAAGAGAATGTGGTCGAAAGCCATATTAGCAAGCTCCGCAAGAAATTGCGTGAAAAGCTTGGTTTTGATCCTGTTGATTCAAAACGTTTTCTTGGATACTCAATCAATATCGATTGA
- a CDS encoding flagellar basal body-associated FliL family protein, translating to MSDTAIDKDGKAKTSIVGLLAAVAVLTAIAGGGGWYLGGVISAEQQVAAKPTTKDDKPKQGDFESRSIGTIVPLQPIVTNLGIPQTTWVRLEASLVAKPGREIPADMAASVGDDFMSFLRSVNLMQLQGAAGLAYLRADLEERARMRSEGAVDRVFISTLVVE from the coding sequence ATGAGCGATACAGCAATCGATAAAGACGGCAAAGCAAAGACCTCCATAGTGGGACTGCTGGCTGCCGTCGCTGTGCTGACCGCAATTGCTGGCGGTGGCGGCTGGTATCTTGGCGGGGTAATTTCCGCCGAGCAGCAAGTCGCGGCCAAACCGACCACGAAAGATGACAAGCCAAAGCAGGGCGACTTTGAATCCCGCTCTATCGGTACAATTGTTCCGTTGCAGCCGATCGTTACCAATCTCGGCATCCCACAGACCACATGGGTCCGGCTTGAAGCTTCGCTTGTTGCGAAGCCGGGCCGCGAGATTCCAGCAGATATGGCCGCAAGTGTGGGCGATGATTTCATGAGCTTCCTGCGCAGCGTCAATCTCATGCAATTGCAGGGCGCGGCAGGGCTCGCTTATTTGCGTGCCGATCTTGAAGAGAGGGCGCGGATGCGTTCGGAAGGCGCGGTGGACCGCGTTTTCATTTCGACGCTGGTAGTAGAATGA
- the flgH gene encoding flagellar basal body L-ring protein FlgH encodes MTRSMNKAILATAMLALLAGCATKPEEIGRAPDLSPVAANLGMNNNPQYSGYPIRPSKASYSLWDQRSTNFFKDPRAAEPGDVLTVIISINDRANMDNKTDRERVSKGLYGGGASFDTSSLSGAAGGGDIDASVNTRSNSTSKGKGKIERSEDIRLQVAAIVTDTLPNGNMIIRGSQEVRVNYELRVLNVVGVVRPRDISGNNTISYDKIAEARISYGGRGRLSEVQQPPYGQQILDQISPF; translated from the coding sequence ATGACGAGAAGCATGAACAAAGCGATCCTAGCAACAGCGATGCTGGCTCTGCTGGCAGGTTGTGCCACGAAGCCCGAAGAAATCGGCCGTGCGCCAGACTTGTCGCCAGTGGCTGCAAATCTCGGCATGAACAACAATCCGCAATATAGCGGTTATCCGATCCGTCCGAGCAAGGCGTCATACTCGCTGTGGGATCAGCGCTCGACCAACTTCTTCAAGGATCCGCGTGCGGCTGAACCTGGTGATGTGCTGACTGTTATCATCTCGATCAATGATCGGGCAAATATGGATAACAAGACCGACCGTGAGCGTGTGTCAAAAGGCCTTTATGGTGGCGGCGCGTCGTTCGATACCAGCAGTCTTTCTGGCGCAGCTGGCGGCGGTGATATTGATGCATCGGTCAATACCCGTTCCAACAGTACATCCAAAGGCAAGGGCAAAATCGAACGCAGCGAAGACATTCGTTTGCAGGTTGCTGCCATCGTCACTGACACATTGCCCAACGGCAATATGATCATTCGAGGCTCACAGGAAGTCCGCGTAAACTATGAGTTGCGCGTATTGAATGTCGTGGGTGTTGTGCGTCCGCGCGACATTTCTGGAAACAATACAATTTCCTATGACAAAATTGCGGAAGCGCGCATTTCATACGGTGGACGCGGGCGCCTGAGCGAGGTTCAGCAGCCGCCATATGGCCAGCAGATTCTCGATCAGATTTCTCCGTTCTAA
- the fliP gene encoding flagellar type III secretion system pore protein FliP (The bacterial flagellar biogenesis protein FliP forms a type III secretion system (T3SS)-type pore required for flagellar assembly.) has product MKKIFALTGLLTLAFISAAHSQALSLDNLLPAGSGAASGQIVQLFGLLTVLSVAPGLLIMVTSFTRFAIAFSLLRSGLGLQTAPASMVMISLALFMTFYVMAPVFDRAWNNGVQPLMRNEITQEVAFREISTPFRQFMMREVRDKDLRLFEDLADPAFRTGEDGIVDFRVLVPAFMISELRRGFEIGFLIVLPFLVIDLVVATLTMSMGMMMLPPTVISLPFKILFFVLIDGWNILVGSLIRSFS; this is encoded by the coding sequence ATGAAAAAGATTTTTGCACTTACGGGCCTGCTGACGCTGGCATTTATTTCTGCCGCCCATTCACAGGCGTTGTCGCTGGATAATCTTCTGCCTGCCGGTAGTGGGGCTGCCAGCGGACAGATCGTTCAGCTGTTTGGTCTTTTGACCGTACTGTCGGTAGCGCCGGGCTTGTTGATCATGGTTACAAGCTTCACGCGCTTTGCAATCGCGTTCTCGCTTTTGCGTTCGGGATTGGGTTTGCAGACTGCTCCTGCCAGCATGGTCATGATTTCGCTGGCACTATTCATGACGTTTTACGTCATGGCACCGGTGTTTGATCGCGCGTGGAACAATGGCGTTCAGCCTTTGATGCGCAACGAGATTACGCAAGAGGTGGCTTTCCGCGAAATCTCCACGCCTTTCCGCCAATTTATGATGCGCGAAGTGCGCGACAAAGATTTGCGCCTGTTTGAAGACCTCGCGGACCCGGCTTTCCGCACAGGCGAAGACGGCATTGTCGATTTCCGCGTACTGGTCCCAGCCTTTATGATCTCGGAATTGCGTCGCGGTTTTGAAATTGGCTTTCTGATTGTTCTGCCATTTCTGGTGATCGATCTTGTGGTTGCCACACTCACCATGTCGATGGGCATGATGATGCTGCCACCGACGGTCATATCCTTGCCGTTCAAGATATTGTTCTTCGTGCTGATTGATGGCTGGAATATCCTCGTGGGCAGCCTGATACGATCATTCTCGTGA
- a CDS encoding flagellin, with protein sequence MASILTNSSALTALQTLSSTNKSLETTQNRISTGLRIGEAADNASYWSIATSMKSDNKANSAVQDALGLGAGKVDTAYTAINDIKDQVDKMKSLLVSAQGASQEDQQKVATELKAIQSQIKSSASNANYAGSNLLVNDATATSDLKVVASYNRTGTTVTIDTVDVAAADVQVFADAAGTGGIAGDLVAAAFFDPSAAKLDDAAIKTALETVETALDKLTTGAASLGAAKSRIDTQKSFISKLTDSVEKGVGTLVDADMNKESARLSALQVQQQLGVQALSIANSSSQSILSLFRG encoded by the coding sequence ATGGCTAGCATTCTTACCAACTCTTCAGCTCTCACCGCTCTTCAGACCCTTTCCTCGACCAACAAGTCGCTGGAAACCACGCAGAACCGTATTTCAACCGGCCTGCGCATCGGTGAAGCTGCTGACAATGCATCGTATTGGTCGATTGCGACCTCGATGAAGTCCGACAACAAGGCCAACTCGGCTGTTCAGGACGCTCTCGGCCTCGGCGCCGGCAAGGTTGACACTGCATACACTGCAATCAACGACATCAAAGACCAGGTTGACAAGATGAAGTCGCTTCTGGTTAGCGCTCAGGGTGCCAGCCAGGAAGACCAGCAGAAGGTCGCTACTGAACTTAAGGCAATCCAGTCGCAGATCAAGTCGTCGGCAAGCAACGCGAACTACGCTGGTTCGAACCTGCTCGTAAACGATGCTACTGCAACTTCGGACCTTAAGGTTGTTGCATCTTACAACCGTACTGGCACCACTGTAACGATCGACACTGTTGACGTTGCTGCTGCTGACGTACAGGTCTTCGCAGATGCAGCCGGTACCGGTGGTATCGCTGGCGATCTCGTTGCTGCTGCTTTCTTCGACCCGTCGGCTGCAAAGCTTGACGACGCTGCAATCAAGACTGCTCTGGAAACTGTTGAAACTGCTCTCGACAAGCTCACCACTGGTGCAGCTTCGCTCGGTGCTGCTAAGTCGCGCATCGATACCCAGAAGAGCTTCATCTCCAAGCTGACTGACTCGGTTGAAAAGGGCGTTGGTACGCTCGTTGACGCCGACATGAACAAGGAATCGGCCCGTCTGTCGGCTCTGCAGGTTCAGCAGCAGCTCGGTGTGCAGGCTCTCTCGATCGCTAACTCGTCGAGCCAGTCGATCCTGTCGCTGTTCCGCGGCTAA
- a CDS encoding flagellar motor protein MotB, with protein sequence MSIDPETKREIIIVRRGRRDDDDGHHGGVWKIAYADFMTAMMAFFLVMWLINAANEESKAAVVSYFNPVKLMDRHSSPKGVQDIDERNGKVRFESDQQIENSTKVINDNAASPPIEQEESRMFREPYAVLSELAHETGVLQNQSTKGDGGSSQAGTQTGADGGDAYRDPFSPDYWSSKAAEELTPPEAAPATPPQQTADAKTEAKPKEAEKPAESQEQLISDLKKAADGGTASDGGKAAKAEPMPDVTVVPVDGGVMIQLTDKVDFGMFTIGSAKPDARVVQMLERIAQVISRQPGEVIISGHTDARPFKSATYDNWRLSSARAQMAYYMLVRGGLDEKRVLRVEGYAERQPKNATDPNAAENRRIDIFLKSNP encoded by the coding sequence ATGAGCATCGATCCGGAAACCAAACGCGAAATCATTATTGTTCGTCGCGGTAGGCGCGATGATGATGACGGCCATCATGGTGGCGTCTGGAAGATCGCTTATGCCGACTTCATGACTGCAATGATGGCGTTTTTTCTCGTCATGTGGCTCATCAATGCCGCAAATGAGGAAAGTAAGGCTGCTGTTGTCAGTTACTTCAATCCTGTCAAGCTGATGGACCGGCATTCGAGCCCCAAGGGTGTGCAGGATATCGACGAACGGAACGGTAAGGTTCGCTTCGAGAGCGACCAGCAGATAGAGAACAGCACCAAGGTCATCAATGACAACGCGGCCTCTCCGCCTATTGAGCAGGAAGAAAGCCGCATGTTCCGTGAGCCTTATGCGGTTCTGTCAGAACTCGCGCATGAGACAGGCGTCCTGCAAAACCAGTCCACGAAAGGCGATGGCGGCAGTTCTCAGGCTGGTACGCAGACCGGTGCTGATGGTGGTGATGCTTATCGTGATCCTTTCAGCCCGGACTACTGGTCGAGCAAGGCTGCAGAAGAGCTGACGCCACCGGAAGCCGCGCCTGCCACACCGCCACAGCAGACCGCAGACGCGAAGACCGAGGCAAAGCCAAAAGAGGCTGAAAAACCTGCTGAGAGCCAGGAACAGCTTATTTCGGATCTGAAGAAAGCTGCAGACGGTGGCACTGCGAGCGATGGCGGAAAGGCTGCGAAAGCAGAGCCGATGCCAGATGTGACGGTTGTCCCCGTTGATGGCGGCGTGATGATCCAGCTGACCGACAAGGTTGATTTCGGCATGTTCACAATCGGCTCTGCCAAGCCTGACGCACGTGTTGTGCAGATGCTCGAGCGCATCGCGCAGGTTATCTCGCGCCAGCCGGGCGAAGTCATCATCAGCGGCCATACCGACGCGCGTCCATTCAAGAGCGCGACCTATGACAACTGGCGTCTATCTTCGGCGCGCGCGCAAATGGCCTATTACATGCTGGTCCGTGGCGGGCTGGATGAGAAGCGCGTGTTGCGCGTTGAAGGCTATGCCGAGCGTCAGCCGAAGAACGCCACCGATCCGAATGCGGCTGAAAACCGTCGCATCGACATCTTCCTCAAGTCCAACCCATGA
- a CDS encoding chemotaxis protein, producing MKKLVTRSLLALVASLPLASGGAVSYAQTPVADAPRSLPVLEPYKLVRSLRMLQDQLVSGKPEAVVMLNRLLIFVSSDMERAPKELWEKPENIYAAIIYLFNGGNPEAVRKVLAGLDGGTVPQELVKGALAYASGQNIEVVKLFSVPLSQQLPAELRSSIILVTASQMTAFDPATALLRLDQVRLESPGTLFEEAAIRRSMPIAAKLGDADKIRMLSRNYLQRFPRSPYMRDFMKQFVDAALKLNDRIGNAELVKLIGTADPVMQYSLYLQIARGALVNGQTERARFMSGEARKLADHLKTDPSRANLYAAASDVASDSAGDALRELSQISPDRLQERDRQLLQAAEAVGSVVTRTPASTADKAKLVKTETDIPAMPIADADGDPAPIVADQEVAPAVGWKPSQPAKPDDDLQKTMDDARRKLAEIDALLGKTIQ from the coding sequence ATGAAGAAACTGGTAACGCGCTCTTTGCTGGCACTTGTTGCGAGCCTGCCGCTGGCAAGCGGGGGAGCGGTTTCCTATGCTCAGACACCAGTAGCGGACGCGCCACGCAGTCTGCCGGTTCTCGAGCCGTACAAGCTCGTTCGTTCGCTGCGCATGTTGCAGGACCAGCTGGTCTCGGGAAAACCCGAAGCAGTGGTCATGCTCAACAGGCTTCTCATTTTCGTTAGTTCCGATATGGAGCGTGCTCCTAAGGAACTGTGGGAAAAGCCTGAGAATATTTACGCGGCGATTATCTATCTGTTCAACGGCGGCAATCCGGAAGCTGTGCGCAAGGTGCTGGCTGGCCTGGATGGCGGGACGGTGCCGCAAGAGCTGGTCAAAGGCGCATTGGCTTACGCTTCGGGACAAAACATCGAAGTCGTAAAGTTGTTTTCAGTTCCCCTGTCGCAACAGCTTCCGGCCGAGCTGCGATCTTCCATCATTCTGGTTACCGCAAGCCAGATGACAGCCTTTGATCCTGCCACCGCACTGCTGCGGCTTGATCAGGTTCGGCTTGAGAGCCCAGGGACGCTTTTTGAAGAGGCTGCAATCCGCCGTTCAATGCCAATTGCAGCCAAACTGGGCGATGCTGACAAAATACGCATGCTGTCACGCAATTATCTGCAACGCTTTCCCCGTTCGCCCTATATGCGCGATTTCATGAAGCAGTTTGTGGATGCCGCATTGAAGCTCAATGACCGGATTGGCAATGCCGAACTGGTGAAGTTGATCGGCACCGCCGATCCCGTTATGCAATATTCGCTATATTTGCAGATTGCGCGCGGTGCATTGGTGAATGGCCAGACTGAACGCGCCCGTTTCATGTCGGGTGAGGCACGTAAACTTGCTGATCATCTGAAGACTGATCCAAGCCGCGCCAATCTTTACGCGGCTGCAAGCGATGTTGCATCGGATTCCGCCGGAGACGCCTTGCGGGAACTGTCACAGATTTCACCGGATCGACTGCAGGAGCGCGACAGGCAGCTTTTGCAAGCCGCCGAGGCTGTCGGTTCAGTCGTGACGCGCACCCCTGCCAGCACAGCGGATAAGGCAAAGCTGGTCAAAACTGAGACTGACATCCCGGCAATGCCAATTGCGGATGCCGACGGAGATCCAGCGCCAATTGTAGCAGATCAGGAAGTTGCGCCGGCGGTTGGATGGAAGCCATCCCAGCCCGCAAAGCCCGACGATGATTTGCAGAAGACCATGGATGATGCGCGGCGCAAGCTTGCAGAAATTGATGCCTTGCTAGGAAAGACCATTCAATGA
- a CDS encoding transglycosylase SLT domain-containing protein, translated as MHRASARYDVPLGILYAVGLTETGRKNSLQPYAMNIEGRAEFFPSQAAALKRFTQVHAEGAKLIDLGCMQINHYYHSREFPSVGAMLQPSLNVDYAARFLKRLREREGNWTMAVARYHAGPNNDPAQKRYVCRVMTNMIASGFGNWTPQAKSFCAG; from the coding sequence ATGCACCGTGCATCTGCCCGTTATGACGTGCCGCTCGGTATTCTCTATGCCGTCGGTTTGACAGAGACCGGGCGGAAAAACTCGCTTCAGCCCTATGCGATGAACATTGAAGGACGAGCTGAGTTTTTTCCATCTCAAGCCGCCGCATTAAAGCGTTTCACCCAAGTACACGCCGAAGGTGCAAAGCTGATTGATCTGGGCTGCATGCAGATTAATCACTACTATCATTCGCGCGAATTTCCGTCCGTCGGCGCGATGCTGCAGCCCAGCCTCAATGTCGATTACGCTGCACGTTTTTTGAAGCGTCTCCGGGAGCGCGAAGGCAACTGGACGATGGCAGTTGCACGCTATCATGCAGGCCCAAATAATGACCCTGCACAGAAGCGATATGTGTGTCGCGTAATGACAAACATGATCGCTTCGGGCTTCGGAAATTGGACGCCACAGGCAAAAAGCTTTTGCGCTGGCTGA
- the fliF gene encoding flagellar basal-body MS-ring/collar protein FliF has translation MAVVSMQQNFQQLLEQLKATLGKLGARKLIALGLVGAALMGAILYTSVYLSRPSYETLYVGLSRDDVNRMGLALGEAGIAFDVKSDGSSILVPIGKAEQARMYLAEKGLPTSNNAGYELFDNMGSLGLTSFMQEITHVRALEGEIARTIQAIRGVKAARVHIVLAEKGSFRRGDQKPSASVVIRAEGGFAAESAQSIRQLVAAAVPSLDASSVTVLDTNGRLLASAGEAANGAALMTASLEQQVAANVDESIRKALAPYLGIGHFQSSVQASLDTARRQTNETSFDPESRVERSVRVVRESGDSRNSRNDNATGVEQNIPQEEIQSRNGDSSTEKTDRREELTNYEMNTKTVSTVSDGYAVKRLSIAVVIDQARLLETAGTTPPPADFVDQQILKIRDLVATAAGLNADRGDVINVTAVNFLNPAGADMDPVSTPWSEQLMRQSGSYVNALAILGAVALLIWFGVRPLLRDQNVKSAGTEVALREAGEVGVPNFVGDRQQAIAGEGAKAVIGGPEAYADQMKTSLSDLRQRMRMPAKLRLEQMIEMDEERVAAVLKQWIHETAVKQEAASTQRSVMPELEAA, from the coding sequence ATGGCGGTGGTATCGATGCAGCAGAATTTCCAGCAATTACTCGAACAGCTTAAGGCAACGCTCGGCAAGCTTGGCGCGCGAAAACTTATAGCGCTCGGACTTGTTGGAGCAGCATTGATGGGCGCGATCCTTTACACAAGCGTTTATCTGAGCCGCCCCTCCTATGAAACGCTCTATGTCGGCCTTTCACGCGATGACGTAAATCGAATGGGGCTGGCGCTTGGCGAAGCTGGTATTGCTTTCGACGTTAAATCCGATGGCTCGTCGATCCTGGTCCCTATCGGCAAGGCCGAGCAAGCACGCATGTACTTGGCTGAAAAAGGTTTGCCGACCTCGAACAATGCCGGTTACGAGCTGTTCGACAATATGGGTTCGCTCGGCCTGACGTCATTCATGCAGGAAATCACCCACGTTCGCGCACTTGAAGGCGAAATTGCCCGTACCATTCAGGCAATTCGCGGCGTGAAGGCAGCGCGTGTTCATATCGTTCTGGCAGAAAAAGGCTCTTTCCGTCGTGGCGATCAGAAGCCGTCGGCTTCCGTTGTCATCCGTGCGGAAGGTGGCTTTGCAGCTGAATCTGCGCAGTCGATCCGCCAGTTGGTTGCAGCCGCTGTTCCTTCGCTCGATGCGTCTTCTGTGACCGTTCTCGATACCAATGGCCGTCTGTTGGCATCCGCTGGAGAAGCCGCCAATGGCGCGGCACTCATGACCGCTTCGCTTGAGCAGCAGGTGGCTGCGAATGTGGATGAAAGTATCCGTAAGGCGCTTGCGCCTTATCTTGGGATCGGTCATTTCCAGAGCAGCGTTCAGGCGTCACTCGATACAGCCCGCCGCCAGACCAACGAGACAAGCTTTGATCCTGAATCGCGCGTCGAGCGTTCCGTGCGCGTGGTTCGGGAAAGCGGCGATTCCCGCAATTCCCGCAATGACAACGCGACGGGTGTTGAGCAGAATATTCCGCAGGAAGAAATTCAGAGCCGTAATGGCGATAGCTCCACGGAAAAGACCGACCGTCGCGAAGAGCTGACCAACTACGAAATGAACACCAAGACGGTATCGACGGTCAGCGACGGCTATGCTGTCAAGCGCTTGTCGATTGCTGTGGTCATTGATCAGGCACGTTTGCTCGAAACCGCCGGTACGACCCCGCCGCCCGCCGATTTTGTCGACCAGCAAATTCTGAAGATTCGAGATCTCGTTGCAACTGCCGCTGGTCTCAACGCGGATCGTGGCGATGTTATCAATGTGACTGCTGTCAATTTCCTCAATCCAGCGGGTGCAGATATGGACCCGGTTTCGACGCCATGGTCTGAGCAGCTGATGCGTCAGAGCGGTTCCTATGTGAATGCGCTGGCAATTCTTGGTGCCGTTGCACTCCTGATCTGGTTCGGCGTGCGTCCGCTGCTGCGCGACCAGAATGTAAAATCAGCAGGAACTGAAGTTGCACTGCGTGAGGCTGGTGAAGTTGGTGTGCCAAACTTTGTTGGCGATAGGCAGCAGGCAATCGCAGGTGAGGGTGCTAAGGCCGTGATTGGTGGGCCGGAAGCCTATGCTGACCAGATGAAGACGAGCCTCAGCGATTTGCGCCAGCGCATGCGCATGCCAGCCAAGCTGCGTCTCGAACAGATGATCGAGATGGATGAGGAGCGTGTGGCCGCCGTTCTTAAGCAATGGATCCATGAAACCGCCGTCAAGCAAGAAGCGGCATCGACGCAGCGGTCTGTCATGCCGGAGCTTGAGGCAGCCTGA